The following are from one region of the Hydrogenophaga sp. BPS33 genome:
- a CDS encoding DUF3987 domain-containing protein: MKPVLESVEAAFPIDDDAPDNHRNAPRPSASCLYGLVGEIARAGGETTEANPYAIAANAMAYLSCAVGRGPYMPVGNTWHHARLFTMHVGRSGEGRKGDSVSIIKRIAHAVQDMNGELAPQIHTGGLSSREGLVFLIHDGYREGKEEVPPILDKRLLVIESEFVNILTQGKRDGNTLSSALRDAWDGGSLRPATKTNRLWASHPHICLSVAITPSELMSSIAAKDLTNGFMNRFMPFWAERTKMLPFPKATPKDEIERLAGRVLEVLQFCQADRWAERDTMRIELSPGAAARWRKLYLGELNDRSNGERINALIERRAPMLLRIAMLFALCDLTTTVEVDHIDAALAWVRYSVESVKFVFGSAADEAEVAETNDTAAKIVAFLEANTRVTRKQITVNCFRGHVNKTRIDAALDELLTATPPRIVVEEDRSGPGRPTKFYELSANKANYANNKQRRAVQADSGPGEESERSEQKPIGTEVSSQVRIVSEEQKPPGDRAHAQCSPSSHSSPADEENAEARL; encoded by the coding sequence TTGAAGCCGGTACTTGAGAGTGTCGAGGCGGCGTTCCCGATCGACGATGACGCGCCTGACAACCACCGCAACGCCCCGCGCCCGTCAGCATCCTGTCTGTACGGCTTGGTGGGCGAAATCGCCCGTGCAGGCGGTGAAACCACAGAAGCCAACCCTTATGCCATCGCGGCCAACGCCATGGCGTACCTAAGCTGCGCAGTGGGTCGAGGCCCGTACATGCCCGTGGGCAACACCTGGCACCACGCCCGGCTATTCACGATGCACGTCGGCCGATCCGGGGAGGGTCGGAAAGGCGACAGCGTTTCGATCATCAAGCGCATTGCCCACGCTGTGCAGGACATGAATGGCGAACTCGCGCCGCAGATCCACACCGGTGGACTGTCCTCGCGTGAAGGGCTCGTGTTTCTGATCCATGACGGCTACCGCGAAGGCAAGGAGGAAGTCCCGCCGATCCTGGATAAGCGCCTGCTGGTGATCGAGTCCGAGTTCGTCAACATCCTCACGCAGGGCAAGCGCGACGGCAACACCCTTTCCTCCGCGCTTCGAGATGCGTGGGACGGTGGTTCACTGAGGCCTGCGACAAAGACGAACCGCCTCTGGGCGAGCCATCCGCACATATGCCTGTCGGTGGCCATCACGCCCAGCGAGCTGATGTCCAGCATCGCGGCCAAGGATTTGACCAACGGCTTCATGAATCGCTTCATGCCCTTCTGGGCAGAGCGAACCAAGATGCTGCCATTCCCCAAGGCGACACCCAAGGATGAGATCGAGCGCCTCGCCGGCCGGGTACTGGAGGTGCTGCAGTTCTGCCAAGCCGATCGGTGGGCAGAGCGCGACACCATGCGGATTGAGTTGTCGCCAGGCGCTGCGGCCAGATGGCGCAAGCTCTACTTGGGTGAGTTGAACGATCGAAGCAACGGTGAACGCATCAACGCCCTGATCGAGCGGCGAGCGCCGATGCTGCTGCGCATCGCCATGCTGTTCGCGCTGTGCGACTTGACCACCACGGTCGAGGTGGATCACATCGACGCCGCCCTCGCATGGGTGCGCTACTCAGTCGAGTCGGTGAAGTTCGTTTTTGGGAGCGCAGCCGACGAGGCCGAAGTGGCCGAAACCAACGACACCGCCGCCAAGATCGTGGCGTTCCTGGAAGCCAACACCAGGGTGACGCGAAAGCAGATCACGGTGAACTGCTTTCGGGGCCACGTCAACAAGACGAGGATCGACGCCGCACTCGATGAACTGCTGACGGCCACACCGCCGCGCATCGTGGTGGAAGAAGATCGCAGCGGCCCAGGCCGGCCGACGAAGTTCTATGAACTGAGCGCGAACAAAGCAAACTATGCGAACAACAAGCAACGGCGCGCGGTTCAAGCCGATTCAGGCCCCGGCGAAGAAAGCGAACGAAGCGAACAAAAGCCCATTGGGACGGAAGTAAGTTCGCAAGTTCGCATTGTTAGCGAAGAGCAAAAACCGCCTGGAGACCGCGCGCACGCTCAATGTTCGCCAAGTTCGCATAGTTCGCCAGCCGATGAGGAAAACGCGGAGGCCCGGCTATGA
- a CDS encoding toprim domain-containing protein: protein MIVWTDHAPGDHRIMCPACGKKPSVKDMGITILDDSHGVAHCFKCGIVLNRREDRELSPAERKAFSNRMNELRRQHAAEQLRRQAQAADASARRWATATPVGDHPYLQAKGVQAHGLRVDACNNLLIPLRDAAGNLHSLQSIAADGSKRFMPGGRVKGCYHPIGKPSGRLIVCEGYATGATLHEVTDLAVAVAFNAGNLLPVAAALRSKFPSLILVVAADDDWTTDGNPGLTAATEAARAVGGLLALPQFGDLPRGAKDTDFNDLHRLGAAVEVQS, encoded by the coding sequence ATGATTGTCTGGACTGACCACGCGCCCGGCGACCATCGCATCATGTGCCCGGCCTGCGGCAAGAAGCCGAGCGTCAAGGACATGGGCATCACGATCCTCGACGACTCGCATGGCGTCGCGCACTGCTTCAAATGCGGCATCGTTCTGAATCGCCGCGAGGATCGGGAACTGAGCCCGGCGGAGCGCAAAGCGTTTTCCAACCGCATGAACGAACTGCGGCGCCAGCATGCCGCTGAGCAGCTGCGCCGCCAGGCTCAAGCGGCTGATGCGTCGGCCCGGCGCTGGGCAACTGCTACCCCGGTGGGGGATCACCCTTACCTTCAAGCCAAGGGTGTCCAGGCTCACGGCTTGCGCGTCGATGCCTGCAACAACTTGCTGATTCCTTTGCGCGATGCCGCTGGCAACCTGCACAGCCTCCAAAGCATCGCCGCGGACGGCTCCAAGCGCTTTATGCCGGGCGGCCGTGTCAAGGGGTGCTATCACCCCATTGGAAAGCCCTCTGGCCGCTTGATCGTGTGCGAGGGATACGCAACCGGCGCCACCCTCCACGAAGTCACCGACCTGGCCGTCGCCGTCGCCTTCAATGCAGGGAACCTATTGCCGGTCGCCGCGGCCCTGCGCAGCAAGTTTCCAAGCCTCATCTTGGTAGTGGCCGCAGACGACGATTGGACGACTGATGGCAATCCCGGCCTCACCGCCGCAACCGAGGCCGCTCGCGCTGTCGGGGGCCTGCTGGCGCTGCCGCAATTCGGTGATCTGCCGAGGGGTGCCAAAGACACGGACTTCAATGATCTGCATCGGCTCGGCGCCGCCGTGGAGGTGCAATCTTGA
- a CDS encoding tyrosine-type recombinase/integrase: MGSITKTMKVDKSSGKPVAKFRAYVRRQGFASKSKVCDTEREAKEWIRNNDADAVQEKAVSGTTLASVIEDFTSAPAMKGTKYWSASHLDFWIAHMGLMRIGEISRKDINAAKAKLQNKAAYRSVPGGSIATTAKVTPATVNRYLASLSSVLNYAMEHEIIDAHPMKGGKVKKLTEGTGRTRILTAKEEGELLEQADRSTWPMLGLFVRMCLTTAARRSEVLNLRWKDVNFDESVAILGKTKNGKARALPLVTSVRAALSEAQKVKPLKSDFVFFNPRDPSKVFNPDAAWKQCRIDAGLWADRDDPLDRVVLHTTRHTSVTKMLRGGANLAQAAVVSGHQTLAMLKRYEHLAAADAVAIAEQHLEGKG; the protein is encoded by the coding sequence ATGGGTTCAATCACCAAGACCATGAAGGTCGACAAGTCGTCAGGCAAGCCCGTCGCGAAGTTCCGGGCCTACGTTCGCCGCCAAGGTTTCGCAAGCAAGTCGAAGGTCTGCGACACCGAGCGCGAGGCAAAGGAATGGATCCGCAATAACGACGCCGATGCCGTTCAGGAAAAGGCCGTAAGCGGCACCACACTTGCGTCGGTGATCGAAGACTTCACCAGCGCGCCGGCAATGAAGGGCACCAAGTACTGGTCCGCATCGCACCTCGATTTTTGGATAGCTCACATGGGGCTGATGCGCATCGGCGAGATCTCGCGCAAAGACATCAACGCGGCGAAGGCCAAGCTCCAGAACAAGGCTGCATACCGCAGCGTCCCGGGCGGCTCAATCGCGACCACTGCCAAGGTCACGCCCGCAACAGTCAATCGCTACCTGGCATCGCTTTCAAGCGTTCTGAACTACGCCATGGAGCACGAGATCATCGACGCGCATCCCATGAAGGGCGGCAAGGTGAAGAAGCTCACGGAGGGCACAGGCCGCACGCGCATCCTGACTGCGAAAGAGGAGGGCGAGCTGCTCGAGCAGGCTGATCGCAGCACCTGGCCCATGCTGGGGCTGTTTGTTCGCATGTGTCTGACGACGGCTGCACGCCGCTCGGAGGTGCTGAACCTTCGTTGGAAAGACGTGAACTTTGACGAGTCGGTGGCCATCCTCGGAAAGACCAAGAATGGGAAGGCCCGGGCACTGCCGTTGGTCACCAGCGTGCGCGCCGCGCTTTCGGAGGCCCAGAAGGTGAAGCCCCTGAAGAGCGACTTCGTGTTCTTCAATCCGCGCGACCCATCCAAGGTGTTCAACCCCGACGCCGCGTGGAAGCAGTGCCGCATTGATGCCGGCCTTTGGGCCGATCGCGACGATCCACTTGACCGTGTTGTGCTGCACACCACGAGGCACACCAGCGTGACGAAGATGCTCCGAGGTGGCGCCAATCTGGCTCAGGCGGCCGTCGTCAGTGGTCACCAGACCCTGGCCATGCTCAAGCGGTACGAGCACCTTGCGGCCGCGGATGCTGTCGCGATCGCCGAGCAGCATCTGGAAGGGAAGGGCTGA